One window of Novosphingobium sp. 9U genomic DNA carries:
- the alaS gene encoding alanine--tRNA ligase encodes MRSTNEIRRSFLDYFGSQGHDVVQSAPLVPYNDPTLMFVNAGMVPFKNVFTGLETRETPRATSSQKCVRAGGKHNDLDNVGYTARHHTFFEMLGNFSFGDYFKEQAITHAWTLLTKVWGLPADKLLATVYHTDDEAFELWKKIAGLPEDRIIRIATKDNFWAMGDDGPCGPCSEIFYDHGAHIPGGPPGSPDEDGDRFIEIWNLVFMQFEQVGGEIVGNLPRPSIDTGMGLERVSAVLQGVHDNYDTDTFKALIAASESLTSVPAEGAQRASHRVIADHLRSTGFLLADGVLPSNEGRGYVLRRIMRRAMRHAHLLGAKDPLMHRLVPALVAEMGQAYPELSRAQPLIEETLQREELQFRRTLSNGLRLLDEATAAITDGGELPGETAFRLYDTYGFPYDLTEDALRSRGIAVDRVGFDEAMARQKAAARAAWKGSGQAADSEVWFDIAEREGATEFTGYNAESAEGRVVALVRDGKEVRFAEAGDEVTVLANQTPFYGESGGQVGDAGLITGAPGSASGELRIAIRDTAKPLGRLHAMHGRVEAGTVTVGDTVLQTVDIERREAIRANHSATHLLHAALRGRLGDHVTQKGSLVAQDRLRFDFSHPKPLLPEDIAAIEAEVNAEIRHNEPVTTRLMSPDEAIEAGAMALFGEKYGDEVRVLSMGRLTGSRNYSVELCGGTHVEATGDIGVFRIVSESAVSSGVRRIEALTGESARRWLVGREDALKNAASLLRTTPEDVEARVAALLEERRKLERELAEAKRAVALAGSGPASSAPADEDVGGIKFYGQVLEGLDPKELRGLLDQAKQRLGSGVAAIIAMNEGKASIAAAVTEDLVGRVSAVELVRAGVEALGGKGGGGRPDMAQGGGPDGEKSREALAAVRAVLAG; translated from the coding sequence ATGCGCTCCACGAACGAAATCCGCCGGTCTTTCCTCGATTACTTCGGCTCACAGGGCCACGATGTGGTGCAGTCTGCGCCATTGGTGCCGTACAACGATCCCACGCTGATGTTCGTCAACGCCGGGATGGTGCCGTTCAAGAACGTCTTCACCGGCCTTGAGACCCGAGAGACGCCGCGCGCTACCTCCTCGCAGAAGTGCGTACGCGCCGGGGGCAAGCACAACGATCTCGACAACGTCGGGTACACCGCACGCCACCACACCTTCTTCGAGATGCTCGGCAACTTCTCGTTCGGCGACTACTTCAAGGAACAGGCGATCACTCACGCCTGGACCCTGCTGACCAAAGTCTGGGGCCTGCCGGCCGACAAACTCCTTGCCACTGTTTACCACACTGATGACGAAGCCTTCGAGCTGTGGAAGAAGATCGCCGGACTTCCCGAAGACCGCATCATCCGCATCGCCACCAAAGATAACTTCTGGGCGATGGGTGACGATGGTCCATGCGGCCCCTGCTCGGAAATCTTCTACGATCACGGCGCGCACATACCGGGCGGCCCTCCAGGCTCGCCCGACGAGGACGGCGATCGCTTCATCGAGATCTGGAACCTGGTGTTTATGCAGTTCGAGCAGGTCGGGGGCGAGATCGTCGGCAACCTGCCGCGACCCTCGATCGACACCGGCATGGGGCTCGAGCGCGTGTCCGCCGTGCTCCAGGGCGTGCACGACAACTACGACACCGATACCTTCAAGGCGCTGATCGCCGCCTCCGAAAGCCTGACCAGCGTTCCGGCGGAGGGTGCACAGCGCGCCAGCCACCGTGTGATCGCCGACCATCTGCGCTCTACCGGCTTCCTGCTGGCGGACGGCGTGCTCCCGTCCAACGAAGGCCGCGGTTACGTGCTGCGCCGAATCATGCGTCGTGCCATGCGTCACGCGCATTTGCTTGGCGCCAAGGACCCGCTGATGCACCGCCTGGTGCCCGCCTTGGTCGCCGAGATGGGGCAAGCCTATCCCGAGCTGAGCCGCGCGCAGCCACTCATCGAGGAGACGCTGCAGCGCGAGGAGCTGCAGTTCCGGCGCACGCTGTCGAATGGTCTGCGGCTGCTCGACGAGGCAACTGCCGCTATTACCGACGGCGGTGAGCTCCCTGGCGAGACGGCGTTCCGCCTCTACGACACTTACGGGTTCCCCTATGACCTGACCGAAGACGCGCTGCGCTCGCGAGGCATCGCCGTCGATCGCGTTGGCTTCGACGAGGCGATGGCTCGCCAGAAGGCAGCGGCACGCGCGGCCTGGAAGGGCTCGGGTCAGGCCGCCGACAGCGAAGTCTGGTTCGACATCGCCGAGCGCGAGGGCGCTACCGAGTTCACCGGCTACAATGCGGAAAGCGCCGAAGGCCGCGTTGTGGCTCTTGTGCGTGACGGCAAGGAAGTCCGCTTCGCCGAGGCTGGTGACGAGGTTACCGTGCTGGCGAACCAGACGCCGTTCTACGGCGAGAGTGGGGGGCAGGTGGGCGACGCCGGCCTGATCACCGGCGCGCCCGGCAGCGCCTCTGGTGAATTGCGCATCGCCATTCGCGATACGGCCAAGCCGCTCGGCCGTCTTCACGCCATGCACGGGCGCGTCGAAGCTGGAACGGTGACGGTTGGTGACACCGTGCTGCAGACTGTTGATATCGAACGCCGTGAGGCGATCCGTGCCAATCACTCGGCCACGCACCTGCTCCATGCTGCGCTCCGCGGCCGCCTAGGCGACCATGTGACTCAGAAGGGCTCGCTCGTCGCACAGGATCGCCTGCGGTTCGACTTCTCGCACCCCAAGCCGCTCTTGCCCGAGGACATCGCTGCGATCGAAGCGGAAGTGAACGCCGAGATTCGTCACAACGAACCCGTGACTACGCGCCTGATGAGCCCCGACGAGGCGATCGAGGCGGGTGCCATGGCGTTGTTCGGCGAAAAGTACGGCGACGAAGTGCGCGTACTCTCGATGGGGCGCCTGACCGGCAGCCGCAACTACTCGGTCGAGCTGTGCGGTGGCACGCACGTTGAAGCGACCGGCGACATCGGTGTGTTCCGCATCGTCTCGGAAAGCGCGGTTTCATCCGGCGTGCGCCGTATCGAGGCGCTGACCGGCGAAAGCGCCCGGCGCTGGCTTGTGGGTCGTGAGGACGCGCTCAAGAACGCGGCCAGTTTGCTGCGCACTACGCCCGAGGACGTGGAGGCCCGTGTCGCCGCACTGCTCGAAGAACGCCGCAAACTGGAACGCGAACTGGCCGAAGCCAAACGCGCTGTCGCGCTCGCTGGCAGCGGTCCTGCATCTTCCGCACCGGCCGACGAGGACGTGGGCGGCATCAAGTTCTACGGGCAAGTGCTCGAAGGACTCGATCCCAAGGAGCTGCGCGGCTTGCTCGATCAAGCCAAGCAGCGGCTCGGCTCGGGCGTTGCGGCCATCATCGCGATGAATGAGGGCAAGGCTAGCATTGCCGCGGCGGTGACCGAGGACTTGGTCGGCCGGGTCAGCGCGGTCGAACTCGTTCGTGCCGGCGTGGAGGCGCTTGGCGGGAAGGGCGGTGGCGGCCGTCCGGACATGGCGCAAGGCGGTGGGCCGGACGGGGAAAAGAGCCGGGAGGCGCTTGCAGCCGTTCGCGCGGTGCTGGCCGGCTAA
- the recA gene encoding recombinase RecA: MAAQLKLIQEGKEKDAMDRQKALEAAMAQIDRAFGKGSAMKLGSKEAMQVEAISTGSLGLDIALGVGGLPRGRVIEIYGPESSGKTTLALHCIAEAQKTGGTAAFIDAEHALDPVYAKKLGVNIDELIVSQPDTGEQALEIVDTLVRSNAIDVLVVDSVAALVPRAEIEGEMGDSHVGLQARLMSQSLRKLTGSISRSRCMVIFINQLRMKIGVMYGNPETTTGGNALKFYASVRLDIRRTGAIKDRDEVIGNATRVKVVKNKVAPPFKQVEFDIMYGEGVSKIGEILDLGVKAGLVEKSGAWFSYDSIRIGQGRENSKNYLRANPEVCDRLEKAIRDRTAGLAEEMMAGPSEEDDV; this comes from the coding sequence ATGGCTGCTCAGCTCAAGCTGATCCAGGAAGGCAAGGAAAAGGACGCAATGGACCGTCAAAAGGCCCTTGAAGCCGCGATGGCGCAGATCGATCGCGCATTCGGCAAGGGCAGCGCGATGAAGCTCGGCTCGAAGGAGGCGATGCAAGTGGAGGCGATCTCCACCGGCTCGCTCGGGCTCGACATCGCGCTGGGCGTCGGCGGCTTGCCGCGCGGTCGCGTGATCGAGATCTACGGTCCGGAAAGCTCAGGCAAGACCACGTTGGCGCTGCACTGCATTGCCGAGGCGCAGAAGACCGGCGGCACAGCAGCGTTCATCGACGCCGAACACGCGCTCGATCCGGTCTATGCCAAGAAGCTGGGCGTCAACATCGACGAACTGATCGTCTCGCAGCCCGACACCGGTGAGCAGGCGCTGGAGATCGTCGACACGCTTGTCCGCTCGAACGCCATCGACGTGCTGGTGGTCGATTCGGTCGCCGCACTGGTCCCCCGGGCCGAGATCGAGGGCGAGATGGGCGACAGCCACGTTGGCCTCCAGGCCCGCCTGATGAGCCAGTCGCTTCGCAAGCTCACCGGGTCGATCAGCCGCTCGCGCTGCATGGTGATATTCATCAACCAGCTGCGCATGAAGATCGGCGTCATGTACGGCAACCCGGAGACGACCACGGGCGGCAACGCGCTGAAGTTCTACGCCTCGGTCCGCCTCGACATCCGCCGCACCGGTGCGATCAAGGACCGTGACGAGGTGATCGGCAACGCTACCCGCGTGAAGGTCGTGAAGAACAAGGTCGCCCCGCCGTTCAAGCAGGTCGAGTTCGACATCATGTACGGTGAAGGCGTGTCCAAGATCGGCGAGATCCTCGATCTCGGCGTGAAGGCCGGCTTGGTCGAGAAGTCGGGCGCCTGGTTCAGCTACGATTCGATCCGCATCGGGCAGGGGCGTGAGAACTCGAAGAACTACCTGCGCGCCAACCCGGAAGTTTGCGATCGTCTGGAGAAGGCCATCCGCGACCGTACCGCCGGTCTTGCCGAAGAGATGATGGCCGGCCCCTCGGAAGAGGACGACGTCTGA
- a CDS encoding transglycosylase domain-containing protein — protein MNRIALRNAVFVAVLALLGASAGLLAYYGLGHADAIDDSPHLIRLADKLIARGQSGEGLGPDRQAMLLAVVDPGFAARQGVDMDTPGGGMTAITRSLAQRLDFDGFYPGVARIRHRAYARGLDERLSKRQIFALWLETVEMGRASDGWMKGFFMASRVVYNRPPAKLTDRQFLRLVAVVAAPTKFRLEGRDPALDERVDRVERLLAGTCARANAGDFWLKGCAAT, from the coding sequence GTGAACCGCATCGCGCTCAGGAACGCGGTCTTCGTGGCCGTGCTGGCGCTGCTTGGCGCTTCGGCCGGGCTGCTGGCCTACTACGGCCTGGGTCATGCCGACGCGATCGACGACTCGCCCCATCTGATCCGTCTCGCAGACAAGCTGATCGCGCGCGGCCAGTCAGGGGAGGGGCTCGGCCCTGACCGCCAGGCCATGCTGCTCGCTGTCGTCGATCCGGGCTTCGCCGCGCGCCAAGGCGTCGACATGGATACGCCGGGCGGCGGCATGACCGCGATCACCCGGTCGCTCGCCCAGCGGCTCGACTTCGATGGCTTCTACCCCGGCGTCGCCAGGATTCGGCATCGTGCCTACGCGCGCGGGTTGGATGAGCGCTTGTCCAAGCGGCAGATCTTCGCGCTTTGGCTCGAAACTGTGGAAATGGGCAGGGCGAGCGATGGTTGGATGAAAGGCTTCTTCATGGCCAGCCGGGTCGTCTACAACCGCCCTCCGGCTAAGCTGACCGACAGGCAGTTCCTGCGCCTCGTCGCCGTGGTCGCCGCGCCCACCAAGTTCCGCCTCGAAGGGCGCGATCCTGCGCTTGATGAGCGTGTCGACCGCGTGGAGCGTCTGCTAGCGGGCACATGCGCCCGCGCCAATGCGGGCGACTTCTGGCTCAAGGGCTGCGCCGCTACTTAA
- a CDS encoding ATP-binding protein: MSEAGVPVRGPGELLVVALALVASIALVWFATRDPVSVGVYAAGVVALGALAIALVRRRPRDVEQEFAGPDWSVTVAAIEQTDAAIAVTDRAGRLVCANSRFEAWFGAGSAPPDLPLDDPSREALAEAVRVAWRDGEARLSLSSYGLSGAAIGAQRWQAQAHRAGRGEDFMVWRFTPQVQGDPVSELVSHLDGKLGRALAGAGIVAALVDPDGQIRAVSAGFAERATGDAQTDVVGQDFVLLLREEEGDRIAWARDSQQSSPITLYHVPVVDPDLPGQPDPLTTPSLMLVVDAGLGLGASEGGGAAVPHLEALLGELPLGLAMADRDGRLLFANAAFMRAAGREGQNPPTYPTDMVVKEDKRALSEAIRRFAQGPAAAGDIAVRLAAQPDDPVSLSLAGVRGLGDAAVLLGLTDSSEETRLKRQVAQATKMQAVGQLAGGVAHDFNNVLTAILGTCDLMLMRHTPGDSDYDDIQQIRANSNRAASLTRQLLAFSRQQTLRPEVLQLPDVVADISQMLRRLIGEKIQLIVTHDRDLGPVRADPTQLEQVIVNLAVNARDAMQSASGNRDGSGRLTLATRRVSAADVRAMRSEIIPVGEYTALVVEDTGSGIPPEHLGKIFEPFFTTKEQGKGTGLGLSTVYGIVKQSGGFIFADSEVGRGTRFTVYLPVDHASPGNARALAKPTEAPKQWAGGGRILLVEDEDPVRVVAERALTRQGYEVTSARDGEEGLDLVQQGGQFDLVVSDVVMPTMDGPAMARHIREIAPQLPVLFMSGYAEEQLRKEIGIANAWFMPKPFSVQQLSEKVGDVLAQTAQPAGARAGA; this comes from the coding sequence ATGAGCGAAGCCGGGGTCCCGGTACGCGGGCCCGGTGAACTCCTCGTCGTCGCCCTCGCGCTGGTCGCCAGCATCGCGCTCGTTTGGTTTGCGACGCGTGATCCGGTGTCAGTCGGCGTCTATGCCGCGGGCGTGGTTGCACTAGGGGCGCTCGCCATCGCGCTCGTTCGCCGGCGACCGCGCGACGTGGAGCAGGAGTTTGCCGGCCCAGATTGGTCGGTGACCGTTGCGGCGATCGAACAGACGGACGCCGCGATTGCGGTGACCGACCGAGCCGGACGCCTGGTCTGCGCGAACTCACGGTTCGAGGCCTGGTTCGGCGCCGGCAGCGCGCCGCCTGACCTGCCGCTCGATGATCCCTCACGCGAGGCGCTGGCAGAAGCTGTGCGCGTCGCATGGCGCGACGGCGAGGCGCGGCTTTCGCTCTCCAGCTACGGCCTAAGCGGCGCGGCGATCGGCGCGCAGCGTTGGCAGGCACAAGCACATCGTGCGGGCCGGGGCGAGGACTTCATGGTCTGGCGCTTCACTCCCCAAGTCCAAGGTGATCCGGTCTCGGAACTGGTCAGCCATCTCGACGGCAAGCTCGGCCGCGCGCTCGCCGGTGCCGGGATCGTGGCCGCGCTGGTCGACCCCGATGGCCAGATCCGTGCCGTCAGCGCCGGCTTTGCCGAGCGCGCCACCGGCGATGCCCAGACCGATGTCGTGGGTCAGGACTTCGTACTCCTCCTGCGAGAGGAGGAGGGTGATCGCATCGCCTGGGCGCGCGACAGCCAGCAATCGAGCCCGATCACGCTCTATCATGTCCCTGTGGTCGACCCCGATCTGCCCGGCCAGCCTGATCCGCTGACGACGCCCTCGCTGATGCTGGTCGTCGATGCCGGCCTCGGCCTGGGCGCAAGCGAGGGTGGCGGAGCTGCCGTGCCGCACCTGGAAGCGCTGCTCGGAGAGCTTCCGCTGGGCCTGGCGATGGCGGACCGCGACGGCCGTCTGCTTTTCGCCAATGCCGCCTTCATGCGGGCTGCTGGGCGCGAGGGTCAGAACCCGCCCACTTACCCGACGGACATGGTGGTCAAGGAGGACAAGCGCGCCTTGTCCGAAGCGATTCGCCGCTTTGCGCAAGGGCCTGCCGCCGCCGGCGACATCGCCGTGCGCCTTGCCGCGCAGCCCGACGATCCGGTCTCGCTCAGCCTGGCAGGCGTGCGCGGCCTTGGCGATGCGGCGGTGCTGCTGGGTCTCACCGATTCGTCCGAGGAAACGCGCCTCAAGCGCCAGGTCGCCCAGGCCACGAAGATGCAGGCGGTTGGGCAGCTGGCCGGCGGCGTCGCACACGATTTCAACAACGTGCTCACTGCGATCCTGGGTACGTGCGACCTCATGCTGATGCGCCATACCCCCGGCGATTCCGACTATGATGACATCCAGCAGATCCGCGCCAACTCCAACCGCGCGGCCTCGCTGACCCGCCAGCTGCTCGCCTTCTCGCGCCAGCAGACGCTGCGGCCCGAAGTGCTGCAGTTGCCCGATGTGGTCGCGGATATTTCGCAGATGCTGCGGCGGCTGATCGGCGAGAAGATCCAGCTCATCGTCACCCACGACCGCGATCTCGGTCCGGTGCGCGCCGATCCGACGCAGCTCGAGCAGGTAATCGTCAACCTCGCGGTCAATGCGCGCGATGCGATGCAATCCGCCTCGGGCAACCGCGACGGCTCAGGCCGTCTGACGCTGGCCACCCGCCGCGTCAGCGCGGCCGACGTGCGGGCGATGCGCAGCGAGATCATCCCGGTCGGCGAGTACACGGCCCTGGTGGTCGAGGACACCGGCAGCGGCATTCCGCCTGAACACCTGGGCAAGATTTTCGAGCCGTTCTTCACCACCAAGGAGCAGGGCAAGGGTACCGGCCTGGGCCTCTCCACCGTCTACGGCATCGTCAAACAATCCGGCGGCTTCATCTTCGCGGATAGTGAGGTCGGCCGCGGCACGCGCTTCACCGTCTACCTGCCGGTCGACCATGCGAGTCCCGGCAACGCCCGTGCGCTCGCCAAGCCGACTGAGGCGCCCAAGCAGTGGGCTGGTGGCGGCCGCATTCTCCTGGTGGAGGATGAAGATCCGGTCCGAGTCGTGGCCGAACGGGCGTTGACCCGGCAAGGCTATGAAGTGACTTCGGCGCGCGACGGCGAAGAAGGGCTGGATCTGGTGCAGCAGGGCGGCCAGTTCGATCTCGTCGTCAGCGATGTCGTGATGCCAACCATGGATGGCCCGGCCATGGCCCGCCACATCCGGGAGATTGCGCCTCAGCTGCCTGTACTGTTCATGTCGGGCTATGCCGAGGAGCAGTTGCGCAAAGAGATTGGCATCGCCAACGCATGGTTCATGCCCAAGCCCTTCTCCGTGCAGCAGCTTTCCGAGAAGGTCGGCGACGTGCTGGCGCAGACGGCGCAGCCTGCCGGCGCGCGGGCCGGGGCGTGA
- a CDS encoding DUF2062 domain-containing protein: protein MSTLFSRLAKWFHGQMPTHEQLAANRYTAPFARRQELFRFTRRSVPRGVAAGIFVGIFAMIPGIQIIGAALMCVPVRGNIPLAAAMTFLSNPATTPFILAASIWIGNHLGFHADLSTFYSLYESGAGIKSWLYWLLSDAAPSLVIGLFVISVVGAVIGYFLSIWFWRGWIGRKHRARQLRPRRTAAVPAVCTEAGV from the coding sequence ATGAGCACGCTGTTTTCCCGTCTCGCCAAGTGGTTTCACGGTCAGATGCCGACCCATGAGCAGCTGGCGGCGAACCGGTACACCGCGCCGTTCGCGCGTCGGCAGGAGCTGTTTCGCTTCACTCGCCGCTCGGTGCCGCGCGGTGTGGCGGCCGGGATCTTCGTCGGCATCTTCGCGATGATCCCGGGCATCCAGATCATCGGCGCGGCGCTGATGTGCGTGCCCGTACGCGGCAACATTCCGCTGGCCGCCGCCATGACCTTCCTGTCCAACCCGGCGACGACGCCCTTTATTCTCGCCGCCTCGATCTGGATCGGCAACCACCTGGGCTTCCACGCCGATCTCTCGACCTTTTACTCGCTTTACGAGAGCGGGGCGGGCATAAAGTCGTGGCTCTACTGGCTGCTGTCAGACGCGGCGCCTTCGCTGGTCATCGGCTTGTTCGTCATCTCCGTGGTCGGCGCCGTGATCGGCTACTTCCTCTCCATCTGGTTCTGGCGCGGCTGGATCGGCCGCAAGCATCGCGCTCGCCAGCTGCGGCCGCGGCGGACTGCCGCAGTCCCGGCGGTTTGCACCGAGGCGGGCGTATGA
- the smpB gene encoding SsrA-binding protein SmpB — translation MARPQHKEFEKTKIVAENRRARFEYFIDDVYEAGIMLTGTEVKSLRFGEGSIAESYAEVANGEVWLVNSNVPEFSHGNRFNHVPKRPRKLLLKEREIAKLHGAVERKGMTLVPLSIYFNGRGRAKVELALARGKNAADKRNTIKERDWKREQSRIMRDHG, via the coding sequence ATGGCCCGCCCTCAGCACAAAGAATTCGAAAAAACGAAGATCGTCGCGGAGAACCGTCGCGCGCGCTTCGAGTACTTCATCGATGACGTTTACGAGGCCGGGATCATGCTCACCGGCACCGAGGTGAAGTCCCTGCGCTTCGGCGAGGGCTCGATCGCCGAATCCTATGCCGAGGTCGCCAACGGCGAGGTTTGGCTGGTGAACTCCAACGTGCCCGAGTTCAGCCACGGCAACCGCTTCAACCACGTGCCCAAGCGCCCGCGCAAGCTGCTGCTCAAGGAGCGCGAGATCGCCAAGCTGCACGGCGCGGTCGAGCGCAAGGGCATGACGCTTGTTCCATTGTCGATCTATTTCAACGGCAGAGGGCGCGCAAAGGTGGAACTCGCGCTTGCACGCGGCAAGAATGCAGCCGACAAACGCAACACCATCAAGGAGCGCGACTGGAAGCGCGAACAAAGCAGGATCATGCGAGACCACGGATGA
- a CDS encoding S9 family peptidase, translating to MAALLAQVSVAHAAPPPLEAYGNLPAVEAMAISPSGDLATVSRIKGLRKLLVVGADGSIKTQSDLGDSKVRGLEFPSDDTVLLHNSAASSLGPEFTSTLYEFSGVLIVHTSPGQKPSLVFGNSRDVGDVVFGSYGLRHPGGVLKGYYGGVELDIRGVGATFVHGRPFLYEVDLAHNSARKLARAAAEGHNRSWQVDENGQVAATLDIDHSSGRWNILNSGDRPIATGVDQTGDVDIVSLGRDGSTLIYLLRDAEGTQRYFEVPLAGGTAKEIFTDLGLARFLFDPANGRLLGYLNDDDGKQVPVLFDPAKQAAASKIYKVFAKFRTELIDWTPDFSQVLVRTSGNGDSGTFYKVDVKALKADAIGFERPLIEPEQVGPIARIAYKASDGLEMDGILTLPSGREARSLPVILMPHGGPHARDEPDFDWWAQAYASRGYAVFQPNFRGSTGRDSAFRNASANQWGRKMQTDISDGLAELARRGIVDPKRACIVGASYGGYAALAGVTLQSGIYRCAVAVAPVADLEMLYNTEVRESGYSSMTWRSLRKGLGDPKGYDAVSPRKHAANADAPVLLIHGKDDTVVPFQHSSAMAGALRAAGKPVELVVLRHEDHWLSISDTRLQMLTESLKFLQAHNPPE from the coding sequence ATGGCGGCGCTCCTCGCGCAAGTGAGCGTGGCACACGCGGCACCGCCGCCGCTGGAAGCATACGGCAATCTGCCCGCGGTCGAAGCCATGGCAATCTCCCCAAGCGGCGATCTCGCCACGGTGTCGCGCATCAAGGGCTTGCGCAAGCTTCTCGTCGTCGGCGCCGATGGTTCGATCAAGACGCAATCGGACCTTGGCGACAGCAAGGTCCGAGGCTTGGAGTTCCCGAGCGATGACACCGTGCTCCTCCACAACAGCGCCGCCTCGTCGCTTGGTCCGGAGTTCACCTCCACGCTCTACGAGTTCAGCGGTGTCCTGATCGTCCACACGTCACCCGGCCAGAAGCCGTCGCTCGTGTTCGGCAACTCGCGCGATGTCGGAGACGTGGTCTTCGGATCCTACGGTCTGCGGCATCCGGGCGGCGTGCTGAAAGGCTACTACGGCGGTGTGGAGCTGGACATACGCGGCGTGGGGGCGACGTTCGTGCATGGTCGCCCATTCCTCTACGAAGTGGATCTTGCGCACAATTCCGCGCGCAAGTTGGCCAGAGCCGCTGCCGAGGGCCACAACCGCTCATGGCAAGTCGACGAGAACGGGCAGGTTGCCGCGACGCTGGACATCGATCACTCGAGCGGACGCTGGAACATCCTCAACTCCGGTGACCGGCCGATTGCCACCGGAGTCGATCAGACCGGGGACGTCGACATCGTCAGCCTGGGTCGGGACGGTAGCACCCTGATCTACTTGCTACGCGACGCAGAGGGCACGCAGCGCTACTTCGAGGTGCCTCTGGCTGGTGGGACCGCGAAGGAGATATTCACCGACCTTGGCCTCGCCAGGTTCCTGTTCGACCCTGCCAACGGCCGGCTGCTCGGCTACTTGAACGACGACGACGGCAAGCAGGTGCCGGTCCTGTTCGACCCGGCCAAGCAGGCAGCGGCGAGCAAGATATACAAGGTCTTTGCCAAGTTCCGCACGGAACTGATCGACTGGACGCCCGACTTCTCCCAGGTGCTCGTCCGGACGAGCGGCAATGGCGATAGCGGCACGTTCTACAAAGTGGACGTCAAGGCGCTGAAGGCCGACGCGATCGGGTTCGAGCGGCCGCTGATCGAGCCCGAGCAAGTCGGGCCGATCGCGCGCATCGCCTACAAGGCCAGCGACGGGCTGGAGATGGACGGCATCCTGACGCTGCCCTCCGGGCGTGAGGCACGCAGCCTGCCGGTGATCCTCATGCCTCATGGTGGCCCGCACGCTCGCGACGAGCCAGACTTCGACTGGTGGGCACAGGCCTACGCCTCGCGAGGGTACGCCGTGTTCCAGCCGAACTTCCGCGGCTCGACCGGGCGGGACAGCGCGTTTCGCAACGCCTCGGCGAACCAGTGGGGCCGCAAGATGCAGACCGACATCTCGGATGGTCTGGCCGAGCTGGCACGACGCGGCATCGTCGACCCCAAGCGCGCTTGCATCGTCGGCGCCAGCTATGGCGGCTATGCGGCGCTTGCCGGTGTCACGCTGCAGAGCGGCATCTACCGTTGTGCCGTCGCCGTCGCTCCGGTCGCCGACCTCGAGATGCTGTACAACACCGAAGTGCGCGAAAGCGGCTACTCGTCCATGACCTGGCGCTCGCTGCGCAAGGGCCTGGGCGATCCGAAGGGCTATGACGCCGTCTCACCGCGCAAGCATGCGGCGAATGCGGATGCGCCGGTGCTGCTGATCCACGGCAAGGACGATACCGTCGTCCCGTTCCAGCACTCCAGCGCGATGGCAGGCGCCTTACGGGCAGCGGGCAAGCCGGTCGAACTGGTGGTGCTGCGGCACGAAGATCACTGGCTGTCAATCAGCGACACGCGCCTGCAGATGCTCACCGAATCGCTGAAGTTCCTGCAGGCGCACAATCCGCCCGAGTAG
- the dapA gene encoding 4-hydroxy-tetrahydrodipicolinate synthase, translated as MFSGSIPALVTPFRDGAFDEGAFRKLVEWQIENGSSALVPCGTTGENSTLSNAEHHRVIEVCVEQAAGRVPVIAGCGSNDTMNALLHMNFSKKSGAAAALVVAPYYNRPSQEGLLAHFSYLAEHSDLPIVLYNVPGRTVTDLQPETVCELARRFPATFVGIKDASGDLSRVTDHRMGIGKQFAQLSGDDELALPFNAAGGIGCISVTANVAPRLCADFQAACAANDLERARDLNDKLYPLHYAMFEDSSPGPCKYALAQVHDWIENELRLPLVPCNDKARAAVDAALEHAGLL; from the coding sequence ATGTTCTCGGGTTCGATACCGGCACTCGTTACCCCGTTTCGCGACGGCGCGTTTGATGAGGGCGCGTTCCGCAAGCTGGTCGAATGGCAGATCGAGAACGGCTCGTCGGCGCTGGTTCCGTGCGGCACCACGGGCGAAAACTCCACCCTCTCCAACGCCGAGCACCACCGCGTGATCGAAGTTTGCGTCGAGCAGGCTGCAGGCCGCGTGCCGGTGATCGCGGGGTGCGGCAGCAACGACACAATGAACGCACTTCTCCACATGAATTTTTCGAAGAAGTCCGGCGCCGCCGCCGCGCTGGTCGTCGCACCTTACTACAATCGGCCGAGCCAGGAGGGGCTGCTGGCTCACTTCTCCTACCTGGCGGAGCATAGCGACCTGCCGATCGTGCTCTACAACGTGCCCGGCCGCACTGTGACCGACCTGCAGCCCGAGACGGTGTGCGAACTGGCGCGCCGGTTCCCCGCCACCTTCGTCGGCATCAAGGATGCGAGCGGCGACCTCAGCCGCGTCACCGATCACCGGATGGGCATCGGCAAGCAGTTCGCCCAGCTCTCGGGGGACGACGAATTGGCGCTGCCGTTCAACGCCGCTGGCGGGATCGGCTGCATCTCGGTCACCGCCAATGTCGCGCCCAGGCTCTGCGCCGATTTCCAAGCCGCCTGCGCCGCCAACGACCTGGAGCGCGCGCGCGACCTCAACGACAAGCTCTATCCGCTGCACTACGCCATGTTCGAGGACAGCTCGCCGGGGCCGTGCAAGTACGCCCTGGCGCAGGTCCACGACTGGATCGAGAACGAGCTTCGCCTGCCGCTGGTCCCCTGCAACGACAAGGCCCGCGCAGCCGTGGACGCGGCGCTGGAGCATGCCGGACTGTTGTGA